Genomic segment of Paenibacillus polymyxa:
TCAATCCGCCCAAGCTTCCTTTCAAGATGCGCTTGCAGGTAAAAGCAAAGCCCTTGCGGCCAGTGAACAGGCTGCAGCTTCCCAAAAACAAGCCCATGCCAACTACGAAAAAGCCCTTGTTGCCAAGGGGCAGGCAGAACTTGCACTTTCACGTACACGTCTAATCTCTCCTGTGAACGGTGTAATCTTAGACAAAATCGTGAATACAGGTGATTTGGTCGCGTCAGGGCAAGCCGTCTATCGCATAGGCTCCATCGACCGCCTCAAAGTACTGCTTCCTGTACCAGATAGTGAAATTAAGGATTGGAAAAAGGGTCAACAAGTAGAAGTGGCGCTCTATGAAGAGACTCGTCAAGGTACGGTGTCTAACGTCTATCCTTCGACCAGCACCGACACGGGAAGGGTTAACGTAGAGATTGTTATAAACAATCCACAGCGAGACTGGTTACCTGGTCAGGTCATTAAAGCTGCTCAACAGGTGACCGACAAGAATGGGATTCTCGTTCCTGCCGAAGCAGTCATTAACACGGGAAGCAAGCCTTTTATTTTCAAAGACATTCAAGGAAGAGCTGTTAAAACCCCTGTGGAGCTTGGTAATCAGGTTGTAGATAATCAGTTGCAAATCGTATCGGGACTTCGTGAAGGCGAACGTATTATCGTTAAAGGGGCAGAAAACCTGTTTGATGGAAATGCGATTCAGTCGGAGGAAGGCGGACGCCCATGATTGAGTACATCGTAAAAAAACGAAAAATTACATTGCTGTTTTTTGTCATGCTGATTTTGGTCGGAATCTTCGGCTTTTTCCAGTTACCACAGCAGGAAATGCCGGATGTCACCATACAGAATGCTATGGTAACAACAGTCTACCCCGGTGCTTCACCACAAAAAGTAGAACAAACCGTAACCAAAGAGCTGGAGAAACGCATTAAGGAAGTTGAAGGTGTTAAAACGATTAGTTCGACTTCTGGTAACGGATTCTCCTCTATTTTAATCGAATCCAAAAACGGAGTTGATCCTCAAACGGTTTGGGATAATATGCGTAAAAAAGTGCAGGATGCACAAGCTGATCTTCCTCAAGGCGCTGAAGTGCCTGTTGTAAATGACAAGCTAACCAGCTCTTTTATCGGCTCCTATGCCCTAACAGCTGACTCTTCCGCACCACTGTATAAACTAAATGATTTAACAACAACTTGGAAAGATCAGCTCAACACCATTTCTGGCGTATCTAGCGTCAAATTCAATGGTCTCCCTGATCAAGAAGTACGTGTTCATATTGACAACCAGAAGCTTCAGCAATACCAGCTGTCATGGGGACAAGTAGCTCAAGCGGTCCAGTCTCAAATTGATCGGGTTCCTACTGGTAATATTGAATACAACGGACGTACCTATCAACTTATTGTTCGCGAGACCGAAAAAGCTGATGAATTGAATCAGGTCC
This window contains:
- a CDS encoding efflux RND transporter periplasmic adaptor subunit codes for the protein MNKQRAIIIFTLSLSIAMTGCSTEKKDAALGSSAQPTVVRTAIVKSTPLQTAYNLSGTLQAYEENTLAFQNGGTVASAYLTVGTAVQKGAVIASLDDADYKLQVAQATASILEAQAGIDNAQANLQAATSAIQSADAGITGARANVNKVNKGARAQEKQQAQATVDKAQSAYNKAKTDSERTQKLFEAGAATASDNENARLNATAALKDLEQAKESLSLLLEGATAEDHQSAQASFQDALAGKSKALAASEQAAASQKQAHANYEKALVAKGQAELALSRTRLISPVNGVILDKIVNTGDLVASGQAVYRIGSIDRLKVLLPVPDSEIKDWKKGQQVEVALYEETRQGTVSNVYPSTSTDTGRVNVEIVINNPQRDWLPGQVIKAAQQVTDKNGILVPAEAVINTGSKPFIFKDIQGRAVKTPVELGNQVVDNQLQIVSGLREGERIIVKGAENLFDGNAIQSEEGGRP